The following are from one region of the Lentimicrobiaceae bacterium genome:
- a CDS encoding T9SS type A sorting domain-containing protein, which translates to MSNRRENFRSLIESYDGGNIILGSYDFFPDTRGWIIKTDINGNVLYDLTIGMPGSGLGNLNYPSFLSTTSDGGFIICGSHDRWTVNDIGITKHDACGDLEWCKVFRTDDNSPDWGVEIQQLQDGGYIMLTMGYSANSNNPRIHLFRLNATGDVLWIEPYALTANHPFISYNEPYDLVVTPDEDFFIGGLCYWCDDSVATGGINNRCRLKAMAILADSSRQEEWVSVYKATDTLAYSIAGWATQHESGSFYVGAVDQSIWPSSLPRLLKYDINGNLLADSLVDIPLIDNKWAEGFMVNPSFTEDGKLFACTRFVDENTPYPGWFGLHELDSLGGWHNSIIHRTAHAPVGLMVTSDNKLLAGAVVGSELDQDIILMKFNTSLAYDSIYTAPREYDYLCPDPIVSKTIDLSDCDVIVNVEDIPTRSEYEARISLIPIIPAPNPAKDYIRFLLENTEYHKNIQVVCYDIFGRQLAEMHVNSGVNETGLSITGWRPGLYMAVVYSGNKQMGKAKFVVE; encoded by the coding sequence ATGTCTAATAGAAGAGAAAACTTCCGTAGCCTAATCGAAAGCTATGATGGAGGCAATATTATTCTTGGGTCTTACGATTTTTTTCCCGACACCCGTGGATGGATCATAAAAACAGATATTAATGGTAACGTACTATATGATTTAACCATTGGAATGCCGGGGTCGGGGTTGGGAAATCTCAATTATCCTTCCTTTCTTTCTACAACATCTGACGGTGGCTTTATCATTTGCGGCAGCCATGACCGGTGGACAGTAAATGATATAGGAATTACAAAACACGATGCCTGTGGCGATCTTGAATGGTGTAAAGTATTTCGCACTGATGATAATAGTCCCGACTGGGGAGTTGAAATTCAACAATTGCAGGATGGTGGCTATATAATGCTAACCATGGGATATAGTGCCAACAGCAACAACCCTAGAATACATCTGTTCCGTTTAAACGCTACGGGTGATGTGCTTTGGATTGAGCCTTATGCTCTAACTGCAAACCATCCCTTTATAAGTTATAATGAACCTTATGATTTGGTTGTCACCCCTGACGAAGACTTTTTTATCGGCGGCTTGTGCTATTGGTGCGATGATTCAGTAGCTACGGGCGGGATAAATAACCGATGCAGGTTAAAAGCCATGGCCATCCTTGCCGACAGCAGCCGCCAGGAGGAATGGGTAAGTGTTTACAAAGCAACCGACACTTTAGCCTATTCCATAGCCGGTTGGGCAACCCAGCATGAAAGCGGCAGCTTTTATGTAGGCGCTGTTGATCAGTCCATCTGGCCAAGTTCACTGCCAAGGCTACTTAAGTATGATATAAACGGGAATCTACTGGCAGATTCACTTGTTGATATTCCGTTGATTGATAATAAGTGGGCCGAGGGTTTTATGGTAAATCCATCCTTTACCGAAGATGGAAAATTATTTGCATGTACCCGCTTTGTTGATGAAAACACACCTTATCCCGGTTGGTTTGGCCTGCATGAGCTAGATTCCCTGGGCGGTTGGCACAATTCAATAATACACCGGACTGCACATGCTCCGGTTGGCCTCATGGTTACGTCAGACAACAAACTTTTGGCAGGGGCTGTGGTTGGCAGTGAATTGGATCAGGACATTATCCTGATGAAATTCAACACTAGCCTTGCGTACGACAGCATTTACACCGCCCCACGGGAGTACGATTACCTCTGCCCCGATCCGATTGTTTCAAAAACCATTGATCTGAGCGACTGCGATGTAATTGTAAATGTGGAGGATATTCCTACCCGTAGTGAGTATGAGGCCCGCATCAGCCTGATACCCATAATACCAGCACCCAATCCGGCAAAGGATTACATCCGCTTTTTACTTGAAAATACAGAATACCATAAGAATATACAGGTTGTCTGTTACGATATATTTGGCCGGCAATTGGCTGAAATGCATGTTAACTCAGGCGTAAACGAAACCGGGCTCAGTATAACAGGTTGGCGGCCAGGATTGTATATGGCGGTGGTTTATTCTGGAAACAAACAGATGGGAAAGGCGAAGTTTGTGGTGGAATAG